A portion of the Vulpes vulpes isolate BD-2025 chromosome 5, VulVul3, whole genome shotgun sequence genome contains these proteins:
- the CBLN2 gene encoding cerebellin-2, whose product MPAPGRGPRGPPLTMPGRRGALREPPGCGSCLGAALALLLLLLPAGCPVRAQNDTEPIVLEGKCLVVCDSSPSADGAVTSSLGISVRSGSAKVAFSATRSTNHEPSEMSNRTMTIYFDQVLVNIGNHFDLASSIFVAPRKGIYSFSFHVVKVYNRQTIQVSLMQNGYPVISAFAGDQDVTREAASNGVLLLMEREDKVHLKLERGNLMGGWKYSTFSGFLVFPL is encoded by the exons aTGCCGGCGCCCGGCCGGGGCCCCCGCGGGCCGCCGCTGACCATGCCCGGGCGCCGGGGGGCGCTGCGCGAGCCGCCTGGCTGCGGCTCCTGCCTGGGGGCGGCGctggcgctgctgctgctgctgctgccggcCGGATGCCCGGTGCGGGCGCAGAACGACACGGAGCCCATCGTGCTGGAGGGCAAGTGCCTGGTGGTGTGCGACTCGAGCCCGTCGGCCGACGGCGCCGTCACCTCCTCCCTGGGCATCTCCGTGCGCTCGGGCAGCGCCAAGGTGGCCTTCTCCGCCACGCGGAGCACCAACCACGAGCCGTCCGAGATGAGCAACCGCACCATGACCATCTACTTCGACCAG gTATTAGTAAATATTGGCAACCATTTCGATCTCGCCTCCAGTATTTTTGTAGCACCGAGGAAAGGGATTTATAGCTTCAGCTTCCATGTGGTCAAAGTGTACAACAGACAAACCATCCAG GTCAGTTTAATGCAGAACGGCTACCCCGTGATCTCAGCGTTTGCAGGTGACCAGGACGTTACCAGAGAAGCTGCCAGCAATGGTGTCCTGCTGCTGATGGAAAGAGAGGACAAAGTACATCTCAAGCTAGAGAGAGGCAACCTCATGGGTGGCTGGAAGTACTCCACGTTCTCGGGCTTTTTGGTGTTTCCTCTATAA